From the genome of Treponema peruense:
CAACATAACTTGAACAACCAAATCCATAAACAAAAGAAAATTTATTAATAGTAGTAATTTCACCTCTTCCTTCCATCATAAAGGATACACTTTTATTTACTTTTAGAGATTCCTCATAATTTCTTAGTTTCATATATGGATTTGTTCCTGTAGTATTGTCAACTAGAGAGGGCAGATAAAATCTAAGCTCTATATCCATCTTTGGCATTATCTTTTCGCTACTTGGTTCTTCCTTATTTAATATAGTAACATTTTTATTTGCTGAAAAAGAAACACTTTCATCTTCAGCAAAACATAAACTTAAACAAAAAATAAAGGAAATTGGTAAAAATACTTTTTTCATTTTATTATTCTCATAACTTAATAGTTTTTGAGTTATTGTCAATTGTTGTGGATTGAAAAAAAGTGTCTTTTCATCAGGCAGCCTTCATTTGTTCACCGTCCACAAAAATTATATTTTTGGCGACAAGTTCAAGTTGTTTAAATCCCCTGAGCCGTCGCCAGTTTTTCTCTGCCTGAAGACAAAGCTTGAAAGCCATTGCAACAGAAGCAGCGGAAGAGCCGTTTCCTTTTGTTGACTTGTGGCGCAACCTGACTGTTGCAAATGTCGATTCAATCGGATTCGACGTTCTAATGTGAGCCCAATGTTCCGCCGGATAATCATAAAAGCGGAACAAATCCTCCTTGTCTTTTTCAAGACATTCCGTTGCCTTCGGATATTTTTTTCCGAAAGTTTCTATAAATAAGTCGTAGGCTTTCAAGGCGTTTGCACGTTTGTCTGCCTGCCACATATCCCGAATCATTTTTGTGGCCTGAGTCTGCACACAGTCAGGCAATTTGTCCAGAATGTTCATGGACTTGTGGAACCAGCATCTCTGAATTTTTAGCTGGCCCCAGATTTCATCAACTGCATTTTGAAACCCAAGCGCTCCGTCGCAGACTGCCAATTTTGGTGCTTTTGTCAGTCCGCGGAATTTCAAATCAAGCAAAACTCCACGCCAACTTTCCGTTGACTCGCGAATTCCGGCCTGTACAGCCACAAGTTCTTTTTTGCCTTCAACAGTTACGCCAATTATTACCAGAAGGCAGGTCTTTTCACCGTCAAGCCGGGACTTTACGTAAATTCCGTCTGCCCAAACATAAACGTATTCCTTTCCGGAAAGATCTCGTTTGCGCCATTCGTCATATTCAGCCTGCCATTTTACAGTAAGCTTTGTTATGACTGACGGACTCAGGCCCTTTGCTTCTTTACCAAGAACATCATGGAGCATGGCTGAAAACTTGTTTGAAGAAATTCCTGCAAGGTAGGCAGCGGAAAGTATTGCTTCTACTGTCGGAGTTTTTCTTGCAAACGGAGGAAGGACTTTGCTTACAAAGCGATCCTTTTCT
Proteins encoded in this window:
- a CDS encoding IS256 family transposase; translated protein: MKRILEIEENSNSPTIDLLEKAIRARAREVIESLYEDEVQRFLNKTSSIVDKTGNKLVVRNGFHKERTILTTNGYVTVRLPRVDDRALEEKDRFVSKVLPPFARKTPTVEAILSAAYLAGISSNKFSAMLHDVLGKEAKGLSPSVITKLTVKWQAEYDEWRKRDLSGKEYVYVWADGIYVKSRLDGEKTCLLVIIGVTVEGKKELVAVQAGIRESTESWRGVLLDLKFRGLTKAPKLAVCDGALGFQNAVDEIWGQLKIQRCWFHKSMNILDKLPDCVQTQATKMIRDMWQADKRANALKAYDLFIETFGKKYPKATECLEKDKEDLFRFYDYPAEHWAHIRTSNPIESTFATVRLRHKSTKGNGSSAASVAMAFKLCLQAEKNWRRLRGFKQLELVAKNIIFVDGEQMKAA